From Heteronotia binoei isolate CCM8104 ecotype False Entrance Well chromosome 3, APGP_CSIRO_Hbin_v1, whole genome shotgun sequence, a single genomic window includes:
- the CREBZF gene encoding CREB/ATF bZIP transcription factor, which produces MRHSLTQLLAASPGPGCSREPAAAFSLPREGSGGSSAETGDEAERLPMDDEAELLFPGLELDAWLEEAWAEPRSPEVAEPPSGRAGSSGSRLKAAEAARLNRQRKKQYVQGLESRLQGLAAENRQLRDRNRGLCRRLRHLERETGYLRAVLANQSALGRLLSRLAGHGRVGLRVASGLWGEDEAEDADLQWGQPCGESGGGDHDYALPVPREEGEDDARPPRRDGAASSPSPAGLCLHVDRDQVSVEFCSVCSRRAAAAAPAPSPSFAAKM; this is translated from the coding sequence ATGCGCCACAGCCTCACCCAGCTGCTGGCGGCCTCGCCGGGCCCAGGTTGCTCCCGGGAGCCGGCCGCGGCCTTCTCCCTCCCCCGCGAGGGAAGCGGCGGCAGCTCGGCGGAGACGGGCGACGAGGCGGAGCGGCTGCCGATGGACGACGAGGCCGAGCTGCTCTTCCCGGGCTTGGAGCTGGACGCGTGGCTGGAGGAGGCGTGGGCCGAGCCGCGGAGCCCGGAGGTGGCCGAGCCGCCTTCGGGCCGAGCGGGGAGCAGCGGCAGCCGCCTGAAAGCGGCCGAGGCGGCGCGCCTGAACCGCCAGCGGAAGAAGCAGTACGTGCAAGGCCTGGAGAGCCGCCTGCAAGGCCTGGCCGCCGAGAACCGCCAGCTGCGCGACCGCAACCGGGGCCTGTGCCGCCGCCTGCGCCACCTCGAGCGGGAGACCGGCTACCTGCGCGCCGTGCTGGCCAACCAGAGCGCCCTGGGACGCCTCTTGAGCCGCCTGGCCGGCCACGGCAGGGTCGGCCTGAGGGTCGCCAGCGGCCTCTGGGGGGAAGACGAGGCGGAAGACGCCGATCTGCAGTGGGGCCAGCCCTGCGGGGAAAGCGGCGGCGGCGACCACGACTACGCCCTGCCGGTGCCgcgggaagaaggagaagacgacGCCCGCCCGCCCCGCCGCGATGGGGCGGCCTCCTCCCCCAGCCCCGCGGGCCTCTGCCTCCACGTGGACCGCGACCAGGTGTCGGTGGAGTTCTGCTCCGTTTGCTCCAGGAGGGCGGCCGCCGCtgcccctgccccttccccttccttcgcCGCCAAAATGTAG